The Gemmatirosa kalamazoonensis nucleotide sequence ATCGATCCGGGTGCCGGGCACGGGCTCGTGGGCCGCGACCCGAGCGTTAGGCAGCCGCTACAGCGAGTCCTCGCGCAGTCGTGCCGGCCGTCGGAGGTCATCCGACGCCACCATCAAGAATGGCCGACAGCCGCGCGCCGAGACGCGTCGCATCTTGAGTTCAGGAGAACTCGCCAACACGGGTGGAGATCCGACACGCCGCGCGGGACAACACTGCGCCGCTGCGTGCCCGCTCCGAGAGAACTGCCGATGCCCAACGTACGAGAAGCCGTCGTGGCTGCGCCCCTGCGCACCCCGAGACGCGTCACGCACACCCCGCCCGCCCGCAGGGTCGGCGTCAGGCCTGGACGAGATCAGCGCCGCCTGTCCGACACTGGCGCGGGAGCGTGTCTCCTTCGACGCCTCGATGCGGCTGTGGCGCACCCCTCCGACCACACGATGGCGGCGCTCCGCGCGACGGTCACCGATCTGGTGGACCGCATGAAGGCGCTCGGCCTGCCGCTCGATCGTATCGAGGCGGCTGTCGAGATGCTGCTGCGCGAGCACGGGACCCCGCGCCCAGGACCGACCCTGCACACCGGCGACGCGTTACCGGCAACCGGGTCCGCGGCGACGGTCCGGGCGCGCCTGTTCGACTGGTGCGTCGGAGCGTACCGAGACGATGAGTGGTGGTAGGGGTCTGGCGTGCGAGCCGATGCGACCGCGTCTCTCATCCTCATGTGCATCGTGTCGGGAAATGCGGAGCTGCCAGCACGCTGTCCGCACACAGGTCCGCTGGATGAGACAGACAAATCACCGTCTGCGGGATCGCGTCCGGCGGCATTCCACCGCGTCGGCCCGGCACCCCCGGATCGCTCGCCTCGCGCACGAGTCCTGACACGAGCCGACGGATGAGCGGCACCGCGACGGGTTCGTTCACACATGACGCGACGAGGCCCGCGGTGCATGCCGTGAGCAGGACCCGTGCGCGCGCCTGGCCCGCGACGAGCCAGTCGGCCATCGTGTCGCCGTTCGTCATGAGCACCGCGACGGCGGACGCGCGCTCCATGAGGACGCGGCCGGTCGGCTTCCCCCGCGACTGCTTCGCGACCGCCACGAGCCCTCCCAGCGTTCGGCGGAGTGGCGGCGCATCGATGAATCCCAGCCATGCGCCCTCCAACCGTGCGGCGCCGAGCAGCAGCGACAACACGTGTGGCGCGATGGCGCGGCTATCCGAACGAGTTCCCTCCGCGCGCGGTCGCGTGAGAGCGGCCACCATCGCGTGGTCGGCGGGCGTGGGGGTGTGCGACGCATCCAGGCTCACGCGCGCGAGCAGGTCGGGCTCCGCGCGGTCGGGCAGCAGTTCCACCCGGGCGGCGTAACCCAGCGCGCGGAGTGCGACGCACAGTCGCAGGAGTGCCGCGCCGCAGTCGATGATCGACTCGCGGCCAGCAGGATCGACGCCGGCAGGCACGCCGAGGCGATCGACGTACATCTCCAGGACGCCATCGTCTCCCACGCAGCACATCCAACGCTCCCGGTCAGCACCCGACGGCACCCGCACCGCCTCGCGCAGTGCCTCACGCGCAACTCCGCGCATGGCCTCGCGCGGCGCGGCACCCAGCGTGCGGCCTCCGGCGATCACGGACCCTTCGTCCAACATGTGACCTCTCCTACGCGTGTTGAGGTATCGCACTCGCGGCCGTCGGGCGCGCGCCGCCGTGCACCGCCTGCCAGTCCTGCCGGAATCGCACGATGCCGGCCTCCGTGAGGGGGTGCCGGATCATCCGCCGAAGCACCTCGTTAGGCACGGTCGCGATGTGCGCCCCGGCGAGCGCCGCCTCGGTCACGTGGCGCGGACTCCGGATGGACGCGACGAGCACCTCCACCGGCAGACCGTGAAGCCGCACGATCGCGGCGATGTCGCGCACCGTCTCCATGCCGTCCTCGTTGATGTCGTCGAGCCGTCCGACGAACGGCGACAGAAACGACGCGCCGGCCTTCGCCGCGAGCAGCCCCTGATTCGCGCTGAAGATCAGCGTGCAGTTCGTCATGACGTGTTCGTGTGCGAGGCGCGCGATGGCCTCCAGGCCCGCCTCGCACATCGGGACCTTGACGACGACGTTCGGCGCCAGCGCGGCGAAGTGGCGCCCCTCGCGCAACATGCCGTCGACCTCCTCGGCGACGACTTCGGCACTCACGGGGCCCGGCGTGATCCGGCAGATCTGCGTGAGCACGTCGTCGTAGCTGCCGCCCACCTTGGCGAACAGCGTCGGATTCGTCGTCACACCGTCCAGCACACCCCAACGCGCTGCCTGGCGGATCGCGTCGATGTCGGCCGTATCGGGGAAGAGTTTCACGGCAGGCCCCCGCATGCGAGGAGGTGGTCTCGCAGCGCGACAGCCGCGTTGTGTTTCGTGTCGCGTGCGCTGTAGACGAGGGTCGTGGGTCCGCTCCGCGCCGCAGCGAGCAGCGGCTCGACCGCCTTCGCGTGCTTGCGTAGCTCGGCGAAGTACCGACGCCGGAACTCTTCCCATCGCCGGGGATCGTGCCCGAACCAGCGACGCAGCTCGGGGCTCGGCGCCACGTCCTTGAGCCAGCCGTCGAGCGGCAGGTCCGCCTTCCGTACGCCGCGCGGCCACAGCCGTTCGACCAGAAAGCGTGCGCCATCGCTCGCCTCGGCCGCGTCATACGCACGCTTCAGCGCGATCATGTCCGTTCAGCTCCTGCCCCGCGGTGGAGTGTGCCGCCTCATCGCTCGGTCGTCCCGGTGATTGCCGTGCGTCGCGGTACGTCGCGGTACGTCGCCGTACGCGAGCCAAGGGTAGACTCGCGCTCCAGCCAGCGCCGTCGGACCACCGTGCCACGCGCGTCGGATGAAGTCCGACAGGAGCGGTCTCGCGCGGAACTCGAGCGGATTCGCGTGAATGCCTAACGGCAGCATGTCGTCGGGGAGGTCCCGCCGCCGACGCGGATTCCTCCGACAGTCCCGCCGCGGGCGCCGGCTAACGTGATCGTACAGGCACCGGAGACACCATGGCGCAGTTCTGGAAGGGATTGGAACGGCGCACGCGCGGAGCGAGCGTCAATCGGCGAGCGCACGTGCGCGCCGCGTGGGCGTGCGTGCGGGTCGAGAGCGTCGACTACGCGGATCG carries:
- the fsa gene encoding fructose-6-phosphate aldolase; amino-acid sequence: MKLFPDTADIDAIRQAARWGVLDGVTTNPTLFAKVGGSYDDVLTQICRITPGPVSAEVVAEEVDGMLREGRHFAALAPNVVVKVPMCEAGLEAIARLAHEHVMTNCTLIFSANQGLLAAKAGASFLSPFVGRLDDINEDGMETVRDIAAIVRLHGLPVEVLVASIRSPRHVTEAALAGAHIATVPNEVLRRMIRHPLTEAGIVRFRQDWQAVHGGARPTAASAIPQHA
- a CDS encoding DUF488 domain-containing protein, producing MIALKRAYDAAEASDGARFLVERLWPRGVRKADLPLDGWLKDVAPSPELRRWFGHDPRRWEEFRRRYFAELRKHAKAVEPLLAAARSGPTTLVYSARDTKHNAAVALRDHLLACGGLP